A genomic region of Candidatus Sulfotelmatobacter sp. contains the following coding sequences:
- a CDS encoding TonB-dependent receptor yields MGRNFGVALGARVWALGFSLMLALFVVLPASAAGTGKIQGKIVATDNGEPVSFADVVLLPADTTMHPVGGLTNADGTFLLEAPPGRYALKIRALSYATKRIEGIVIEAGKLLPMSTALTPEAIQIKEVVVEARALQNTESSMLSARKKAAAVGDAVSAEQVRKAPDKDAAEVLRRVTGLSVSDNKYVFVRGLGERYSSTEVDGVRLTSPEQNKRVVPLDLVPANLLENIVVQKTYTADRPGEFGGGDVQVHTKDFPGKRTWQIAALQGTLQGTTFHDHAVYPTGSLGYFGFSADSRKMPADVSGVQIPAYVPRNYATLASMAGSFSPRWGPKTSNADPNSGYSATYGDEFKIFGRSLGIIASGTASHSVREQDEIQRFYQGGSDAIVYDYNVTRSTESAQLGSLAGLSYRLSPRNTLHARAFYTHDSDDEVRFYEGADYNRFDVNNNPIHHRDTRFLYVERSVLSGSVDGQHELPVLLNSTFSWKFGRSISRRQQPDRREYIYDRAYYFPGDTAHWVFASLGNDDFGDLKENGWGTTLTEAVPYKLGGWGNGKLNLGYDRETKSRDNFYRRFQITPNSLVKRTELPVDTIFAPGGFDGSRNTGYVQDVTQNTAAVGLDNYTAAQRVEAGFVSADVPFGTKLRGNLGVRVEHGYQDVRSYALFQPDNVLAEGKLDNTDWLPSVNLTFALTGIVNLRAAASRTVSRPDLNELSPSANLEYVGGNLVKGNPDLHRATIDNYDLRLEAFPALSEVLAIGGFYKRLHDPIEQVIRGGTPHILQPFNSDGGHNIGAEVEVRSSLGRIMHRMKRLSINANASFISSEVQIQQQTTLLGSPRHPLQGQVNYLVNGGLGYATPSGRTDFSALLSMVGRQLVALGSTPLPDIYQRPYASVDVAANVTPLPDLRLKLAARNLLDPKFEQVQDNNVTSEYRTGRSYAIALVYGQ; encoded by the coding sequence ATGGGCCGAAATTTCGGAGTCGCGTTGGGCGCCCGCGTGTGGGCGCTCGGGTTCAGTCTCATGCTGGCGCTGTTCGTCGTGCTGCCGGCGTCGGCGGCGGGGACGGGCAAGATCCAGGGCAAGATCGTCGCGACCGACAATGGCGAGCCGGTGAGCTTCGCCGACGTCGTGCTGCTGCCGGCCGACACCACGATGCATCCGGTGGGCGGCCTCACCAATGCCGACGGCACCTTCCTGCTCGAGGCGCCTCCCGGGCGCTACGCGCTCAAGATCCGCGCCCTCTCCTATGCCACCAAGCGGATCGAGGGCATCGTGATCGAAGCGGGCAAGCTGCTGCCGATGAGCACCGCGCTGACACCGGAGGCCATTCAGATCAAGGAAGTGGTGGTCGAAGCCAGGGCGCTCCAGAACACCGAGAGCTCGATGCTCTCTGCGCGCAAGAAGGCGGCGGCAGTCGGCGACGCGGTGAGCGCCGAGCAGGTGCGCAAGGCACCCGACAAGGACGCCGCCGAAGTGCTGCGACGCGTGACCGGGCTGTCGGTGTCGGACAACAAGTACGTGTTCGTCCGCGGCCTCGGCGAGCGCTACAGCTCGACCGAGGTGGACGGCGTCCGTCTCACCAGCCCCGAGCAGAACAAACGCGTGGTCCCGCTCGACCTGGTGCCCGCGAACCTGCTCGAAAATATCGTGGTACAGAAGACCTACACCGCCGATCGACCCGGCGAGTTCGGCGGCGGCGACGTTCAGGTCCACACCAAGGATTTTCCCGGCAAGCGCACCTGGCAGATCGCCGCGCTCCAGGGCACGCTCCAGGGCACGACGTTCCACGATCACGCCGTCTACCCGACCGGGTCGCTGGGCTACTTCGGGTTCAGCGCCGACTCGCGCAAGATGCCCGCCGACGTGTCGGGCGTGCAGATCCCGGCCTACGTTCCGCGCAATTACGCGACCCTGGCCTCGATGGCCGGGTCGTTCTCGCCGCGGTGGGGGCCGAAGACCTCCAACGCCGATCCCAACTCGGGCTATTCGGCGACCTACGGCGACGAGTTCAAGATCTTCGGGCGCTCGCTCGGCATCATCGCCTCGGGCACCGCCAGTCATTCGGTGCGAGAGCAGGACGAGATCCAGCGCTTCTATCAGGGCGGCTCCGACGCCATCGTTTACGACTACAACGTGACCCGCTCGACGGAGTCCGCCCAGCTCGGCTCGCTGGCCGGGCTCAGCTACCGCCTCTCGCCGCGCAACACCCTGCATGCACGGGCGTTCTACACGCACGACTCCGACGACGAGGTGCGCTTCTACGAGGGCGCCGACTACAACCGGTTCGACGTCAACAACAACCCCATCCACCATCGCGACACCCGCTTCCTCTACGTCGAGCGCAGCGTGCTGTCCGGGTCGGTGGATGGGCAGCACGAGCTGCCGGTGCTCTTGAACTCGACTTTCAGCTGGAAGTTCGGCCGCTCGATCTCGCGCCGCCAGCAGCCGGATCGCCGCGAATACATCTATGACCGCGCCTACTACTTCCCCGGCGACACCGCCCACTGGGTGTTTGCCTCGCTCGGGAACGACGACTTCGGCGATCTCAAGGAGAACGGCTGGGGGACGACGCTCACCGAGGCCGTGCCTTACAAGCTCGGGGGCTGGGGCAACGGCAAGCTCAACCTCGGCTACGACCGCGAGACCAAGTCGCGCGACAATTTCTACCGGCGCTTCCAGATTACGCCGAACAGTCTGGTGAAACGCACCGAGCTGCCGGTGGACACCATTTTCGCGCCGGGAGGATTCGACGGCTCGCGCAACACCGGCTACGTCCAGGACGTGACGCAGAACACCGCGGCAGTCGGTCTCGACAACTACACCGCCGCTCAGCGCGTCGAGGCCGGTTTCGTGTCCGCGGATGTCCCCTTCGGGACGAAGCTGCGCGGAAATCTTGGCGTGCGTGTCGAGCACGGGTATCAGGACGTCAGGAGCTACGCGCTCTTCCAGCCCGACAACGTGCTCGCGGAAGGCAAGCTGGACAACACCGACTGGCTGCCATCGGTCAACCTGACGTTCGCGCTCACCGGGATCGTCAACCTGCGCGCCGCCGCGAGCCGGACGGTCTCGCGGCCCGATCTGAACGAGCTGTCACCCAGCGCGAATCTCGAATACGTGGGGGGAAACCTGGTGAAGGGCAATCCCGACCTGCATCGCGCAACGATCGACAATTACGACCTGCGGCTGGAGGCCTTCCCGGCGCTGTCCGAAGTGCTGGCGATCGGCGGCTTCTACAAGCGGCTGCACGATCCGATCGAGCAGGTGATCCGCGGCGGTACCCCGCACATTCTCCAGCCGTTCAACTCCGACGGCGGCCACAACATCGGCGCCGAGGTGGAAGTGCGCAGCAGCCTCGGGCGGATCATGCATCGGATGAAGCGGCTGTCGATCAATGCCAACGCCTCGTTCATCTCGTCCGAGGTCCAAATCCAGCAGCAGACCACCCTGCTCGGCTCACCCCGGCATCCGCTTCAGGGACAGGTCAACTATCTGGTGAACGGAGGGCTCGGCTACGCGACCCCGAGCGGCCGAACCGACTTCTCGGCGTTGCTGAGCATGGTGGGCCGTCAGCTGGTGGCGCTCGGCAGCACGCCGCTGCCCGACATCTACCAGCGGCCCTATGCGAGCGTGGATGTGGCCGCCAACGTCACGCCGCTCCCCGATCTGCGCCTGAAGCTGGCGGCGCGCAATCTGCTCGACCCGAAGTTCGAGCAGGTGCAGGACAACAACGTCACCTCCGAATATCGAACCGGACGCAGCTACGCGATCGCCCTGGTGTACGGACAATGA
- a CDS encoding T9SS type A sorting domain-containing protein gives MRLVGNASFGTLRRGILAAGLMTLAAGSASAQMVFDGNIMWMNNLAGNTLANQFTGSAGAGAPACAAGTTALTLGTVTYTHNVLSDPLLPDAPYKPNLLPNFQPANGSPAYGHAMTVPNDGFFTQTCYSGAVGPDPSDRWWEGWTTFDSTGANRHDLHLGPPYDSSPRPLAVYDNVAIRGFTSWSPDSNYLVRGQLRIKNGAVLNIPPGDVVFEEFASIGTIITERGGRLYAIGTACDPIIITSDDPPGFMSRGHCGGIVLNGYAKTNVVNSCAGDSSASEGGAIGFFGGNDDADNSGTLRYVRVEFSGKEILPNDELNSFTFNSCGSNTHLDYCEAYQGDDDSFEWFGGDMSCKHLIGIDNSDDGYDWQLGTRNRAQFVIVRPSPYFSVAGDQNGDKGIEADDNEFDFNATVCSGRSNTTIANMTAIGDHRVGASFPGPAAGVNFRRGTEGTVLNSIFFNFKTGTLKIDDDATWQAHCLAPPAAPTVFCPGALGVAQPISDGRVFVARSAPNPFHSAVSFSFELPKAGNVAVQVYSADGRLVSTLHNGQMEAGQHSITWNVDKATPSGMYFYKVVANGNESSGKIARIN, from the coding sequence ATGCGACTCGTTGGCAACGCTTCATTCGGAACTCTCCGGCGCGGAATACTGGCCGCCGGGCTGATGACCCTGGCGGCGGGCAGCGCGTCCGCCCAGATGGTGTTCGACGGAAACATCATGTGGATGAACAACCTGGCCGGGAACACGCTCGCCAATCAGTTCACCGGCTCGGCCGGCGCCGGCGCCCCGGCCTGCGCGGCCGGAACCACGGCGCTCACGCTCGGCACCGTCACCTACACCCACAACGTGCTCTCGGATCCGCTGCTCCCCGACGCGCCTTACAAGCCCAACCTGCTTCCCAACTTCCAGCCCGCCAACGGCAGCCCGGCGTACGGCCACGCGATGACGGTTCCGAACGACGGCTTCTTCACCCAGACCTGCTACTCGGGCGCCGTCGGACCCGACCCATCGGACCGGTGGTGGGAGGGCTGGACCACGTTCGACTCGACCGGCGCCAATCGTCACGACCTCCACCTGGGGCCGCCGTACGACAGCTCGCCGCGGCCGCTGGCCGTGTACGACAACGTCGCGATCCGCGGCTTCACCTCGTGGTCGCCGGACAGCAACTACCTGGTGCGCGGCCAGCTGCGGATCAAGAACGGCGCGGTGCTGAACATTCCCCCCGGCGACGTGGTGTTCGAGGAGTTCGCGTCGATCGGCACCATCATCACCGAACGCGGCGGCCGGCTGTACGCGATCGGGACCGCCTGTGACCCGATCATCATCACCAGCGACGACCCGCCCGGCTTCATGTCCCGCGGCCACTGCGGCGGCATCGTGCTCAACGGCTACGCCAAGACCAACGTCGTCAACTCGTGCGCCGGCGACTCGTCGGCCAGCGAGGGCGGCGCGATCGGCTTCTTCGGCGGCAACGACGACGCCGACAACTCGGGCACGCTGCGTTACGTGCGCGTCGAGTTCTCGGGCAAGGAAATCCTGCCGAACGACGAGCTGAATTCGTTCACCTTCAACTCCTGCGGCAGCAACACCCACCTCGACTACTGCGAGGCCTACCAGGGCGACGACGACTCGTTCGAATGGTTCGGCGGCGACATGTCGTGCAAGCACCTGATCGGGATCGACAACTCGGACGACGGCTACGACTGGCAGCTCGGCACCCGAAATCGCGCGCAGTTCGTGATCGTGCGCCCCTCCCCCTACTTCTCGGTGGCGGGCGACCAGAACGGCGACAAGGGAATCGAAGCCGACGACAACGAGTTCGATTTCAACGCCACCGTCTGCTCGGGCCGGTCGAATACCACGATTGCCAACATGACGGCGATCGGCGACCACCGGGTCGGCGCCAGCTTCCCCGGGCCGGCGGCGGGCGTGAACTTCCGCCGCGGCACCGAGGGCACGGTGCTCAACAGCATCTTCTTCAACTTCAAGACCGGCACCCTGAAGATCGACGACGACGCCACCTGGCAGGCCCACTGCCTGGCCCCGCCGGCGGCCCCGACGGTGTTCTGCCCCGGTGCCCTCGGGGTGGCTCAGCCGATCAGTGACGGTCGCGTGTTCGTGGCGCGCAGCGCTCCGAATCCGTTCCACAGCGCGGTGAGCTTCTCGTTCGAGCTGCCGAAGGCCGGCAACGTCGCGGTGCAGGTCTATTCGGCGGACGGACGGCTGGTGTCGACGCTGCACAACGGCCAGATGGAAGCCGGACAGCACTCGATCACCTGGAACGTCGATAAGGCGACGCCGAGCGGCATGTACTTCTACAAGGTCGTCGCCAACGGCAACGAGTCGAGCGGCAAGATCGCCCGCATCAACTGA